The Ziziphus jujuba cultivar Dongzao chromosome 5, ASM3175591v1 genome segment AGTTATCAATCACATGTGCAGGGGCTCCATTCTGGAAATTAGTTTTGAAACAGTTTGATGATTTGCTTGTCAAGATATTGATTGCATCGGCagttatttctttcattttagctTTGATTAATGGGGAGACAGGCTTAACAGCATTTCTGGAGCCTTCTGTAAGTTGTTATATATTCTTCATGGTTCCTTTTTTAGCAGCTGAtttcttattatatttcttgaattgttctaaatgacttttttttccctccctaCTTTCATCTGGATTTTCCAAATTAGAAAAAATTGTTGGAAAGGATTTGcttttattcaaattttcaaatgaaaaaaaaaaaaaaatgtctaagGAAGGAAAATTTTGTGGAGGTGTGCCCTAATGtctcttctttttgtttatttggttgGGGAAGAAATCTTAAATTGTTTGAAGATAATAGTCAGGGTGTGCTGTTTTGTCAAATCATGTAAAGTTCTTGTCATCTCTATGGGCTTCATAATTGGAGAGTTTTCTTACAATAAGTATTTTTGAGCTTGTGTTTTCTCATACAGAGGATTTCTCTCTTTTTGGAACTTTGtcctttttataattatttgataaagtCTTGTTAATATACATCTTAAATGGAAAACACCATATTTAATAGTGATCACTAGATTTGTGGTCATCTTGACTCGTATTCAACTTATTTCTCCACTCTTATAGTCTTTTCTATGTATGGTTGGTCTTGATGTTTTCATAGAGGTTTAATTCAATGAACTACTAGTATATAACTTGCTGCATGAATTTGTTTAAGTTGATCTGTTTATCTTTTCAAATTTGAAGTCTTCAATATGTTGTGATCCCATCAAAACTCTTTTACATGATAGTTAACTgttgcatatttattttattaatgacaTTTTTTACGTATGGATTATTAGATGTTAAATGTGTTTTCATGTGTAGTGTGGGTATTGACTACTATGCAGAGGCCTTTTACATCCCAAAATGTCCATCAATCTTTATActctttatttatctatttatttttttggtttttgtttttttcacccCTTCAATTTATCATTTGTGCAGgttattttaatgatattggCTGCAAATGCGGCAGTAGGAGTAATTACTGAATCAAATGCTGAAAAGGCTCTTGAGGTaagttataaaattattttgtttcaactTTCACATAAATTATCTTGATAAAGATACCAATTAGAGTGGATCTTTCTTGTTCTGTATGGCTATATTTTATTTcgttatttagtaaattatctattttataagTTGATATAAAAATTCATGGATGAACTATCAGATGGTATATGATACTCTACGTTATCTGTGTAGTTGACAATAAATATATGCTCTTCTGTCTATTAATTGAAGATGACTGCATAATCTCCCATTTGTAACTTCCTTTGATGTTGAATGGAAATATGTTTTTCAAGTTTATGTTTCTTCTGCTCAATTTAACCCTTTATTTTCTTAACCTTGATCTTGTAGGAGCTACGTGCATACCAAGCTGATATTGCAACTGTGCTAAGAAAtggtaaatcaaatttgaaTGAAGCAACAAAACTTTCTAAGTACAAGTTAATATACTGCAGCATTCTGATTTCTTGTATtcagttttattagttttattatatatatatattgacttttTATGTCCGGAGCTTATATTGAGTTGTTCAATTCATAATGTTTTAGCCAACAATCTAATGATGCTGATAGAATTAATACATTATGTTCCCATTCATTGAATGAGActagattggattggattggactgGACTATTTTAAGTATAGTCCAATCAGCTTTAAGTTAAGCCCAATTTATAGTCCAATTGAATCCATTCTAGTCCAATGCAACAAATAAGCTTTATGTTCCCATGCTCATACATGGTTGGTTGCCTTTGTTTGAGAACATATTCTGAAAGTTATGGAAAAAGAGATGAACCGAGTATTGTCTTGTTGGTTTGGACAGGATTATgtggattataaaatattggctatttatttttctttagaaaTCTATTATTCTTGTATGTTATACCATTTATACCATATTTCACAAATGTATTACCAATATTGAACGTTTTCAGGTTCCTTCTCCATTCTTCCAGCAACAGAGCTTGTCCCAGGGGATATCATAGAAGTCGCTGGTAAGTTGGGTCATTTGCTGGGAATGTAAAAGTGGTTACTGCAGTAATAAACCAGCCATAACACCAGTGTTTCTTTGAGGCGAGGCAGTAGCAGGATACCTCAAGGGGGTTGATGTGTATGGCCtgaaatttggattttaaatgGGTTATTTTAGTGGATTTTGACAAATGGGTCCTGGGTTTGGGTTTAATTGATCCTCTTGGAGATGcctttgtaaaaaaataaaaaaaatagaaaaaagaaagaaaaaagagaatgaGAAGAAGAAAGACTGAGCTGTGGTTGAGGAATGTTGCTTTCTACTAAGTTCAAGTGCTGgcagaagaagagaagaagaagatggccAGACATCTTGGTTTGCGCTGGCAAGAAACCCAGGTTAGCAGGAAGtgactttcatttttttatttatttattttttacctccTTCCTTTCACCGTGTGTCTCTTTCtccctttttcttcttgtttcggcatattttttttcttcctttcaccATGTGTCTCTTTCtcccttttcctttttattttggcATATTCTTTGCTCTtattaagttttaaattttgaacttaatcttttcttaaatataatttctcttttctttttttcttttttttccccttattttaacttctttttattTACAGCCAGaaaattttttgctattttccATACATATACTgtaatttctttatcttttattttgtagtttttAATTTCAACTCTGTTACTTTTATATCATCTATCttcaacatttttattattgtctTGTCTTtcatggttttgttttgttttgtttctaacTTGTCTATCCTTTTTTTCCTATCATGCAGTGGTTATTGTGTTGAAGAGGATTTGATAGAAGGGAACATGGAAGACTAAATGGAGGATAATGGAAACCTAAATTAAACAAGAAGTGTTAAAAACTTGTTTTATTGCTCTGGGTGTATGGTTTCATTAGTATTTTTGTAGCTTTCTAATATtggtttagaaaaaaatatgacgCTTACACCTGCCTCGCCTCATTTGGATAAAAATGCCTCAAGTATGCCTTACGCTTTTTTAAAACGTTGATAAACATCACtaatttttcacttttgttatattttgtaaaatcaaTAGTGGGATGCAAAATTCCAGCTGACATGAGAATGATTGAGATGCTAAGCAGTCAATTACGTGTTGATCAGGCAATTCTTACAGGTACACCTTCATGCATTGAACTTGCTATATTGATTGGgtaattgttattgttgttttgtAATTTGTAGGTCCACTATGTGCTTTTATGTTTGTAGCATGAACATATACAATcctattaatttgttatggaaataaaatatcataggAGATATAAAAGCAATTTAGCAAAATTTGTAGTCTCTTAATATGAGTATGAGCGCAAATGCTCTCAAATTGAAATTGGTGAAAGCTTATCTACTTTTCTTTTTACCTAAGTTTTAATAGGAATACTTAATTTACATTACCATCTATCTTTTTGGTGAAGAACTTTGCTTGATGTTTTACTGCATTTTATAATGTCTTAGTTTCTCGTTGATTGGAATACGAACCTTGGTTGTTTCTCAGTGCAAGTCCTAtccaaattgattaataatttaatgaagTGCTGGACTGATTTTTTTGGTAGGTTGCTATGTCTTTATTTAACGGAGAGAAAGAGATTATATGTGATAATGAGGCTATCAGTTCTTGTTGCGTCATAGTTGCTCATATTATGTGGTTAAACTGTAGTTTACACACATTCATCTAAGTGTTTTTTCTAGTTATCCTACAAACGCATGGAAGTAAATTCAACAACTTTCTGGGTGTTTAGAACTGTAtagcattatttttttctctttgatgaTAAGGGTCGTGCTTGATCTGATTCATAAGTAAAATTTATTTGGTAATTTCAGGTGAGAGTTGCTCTGTGGAGAAAGAGCTTGAGTCCACCACAGCAATGAATGCTGTATACCAAGACAAGACTAATATTCTTTTCTCGGTAAAGGATTCAATACTTTGTTACATTATGTATTTTGAAGTTGAGAGGATGATTGAGGGAGTTGTGTTTTCTCTGGGTATCTGGAAGTCTGAGTAGACTCTGCGCTTAAAAGTCATTAGTGTCAATTTAACACTGATTTTTTCGCAAGGGATCATGTCATGCTAATTTGACCAGGTGACTTCATCATAATAACTTTTAACCTTGGTACTGGAATGGCTAATTTTTAAATGACATTTCATTTGATGATTTAATACTTAGCTCTTTTACTATGAGGAGATATCTTCCTCTTGGAACTTTTGAGTAAAGGTTGTGAAAATCTATATCATTATTTGTTTGGCTGAAATTGGATATGAAAATTCAAGTAGTATAGGTTTGGAAGGTTGAAGTGCTGCAAGGATAAAAGTTTTGTCATATCTTGTCACCATATtgtatgaaaattattttccagTTAAATATTGTACATAAACCTTTCCAATAATCACAGAAAACAACACATTATGTTTCATTTCGGAGTATGCTTATTAGCAGTCTATGGTTTAATGTCGATGGAATAGATTATATGCACTTCTTTTGAAGTTCTCCTTGTAAAGATATTTTATATGGATATTACTTGATTAGTGAAAGAGAAAGTTTTCATATTATGCTCCTTTTGAGAACTGATTCTATTGATTGTATGGCAAACAATCGAAATAGACGTTTTCCATATGGATTTTTCAATTGTAACTTCTATCTCACAAGTTTCTGCAGACCATTGCTATGGAAAGGTAATGTAAGATTAAAAAACTGCATTGTATTATGATGGCCAGGGTACAGTAGTGGTCGCTGGTAGGGCTAGAGCTGTTGTAGTAGGAGTTGGCACTAATACTGCCATGGGCAGCATACGTGATTCAATGATGCAAACAGAAGATGTAAGCTCTGTAAATCTTCAGCTTCTATCAGTAATTTGTCAATTTCATTTGTCTAGTGGTGTAAATAATCTGACCTTGTTTAGGtcttatttttatgtttctttacTTTTTGTCTTGCAGAAAGGTTTTCTATtgctttaaaatttgaaaattttctctccTATCAATTGTTTTGGCAACAAAAAAACTCCTCTTTTGCTATTTATGTACCATCACGTTGTTTAAGATGATGGTTTTGCACTGCATAGTTTTGAGCCTCAGCACCTTTATCTGAtagtttttctttctctacCATTTTGAGTCTGACTATTTCCTGAAAAAGGTCTACCAAGGTGcttttttatacaaaatttagTGAATGTTCTCATTTGCATTATTCAAATCTATGTTTGCTTGCAGGAAGTGACACCATTGAAAAAGAAGCTGGATGAATTTGGTACTTTTCTGGCCAAGGTGATTGCGAATTCCTTTGCACTTATATCTTCACTCTGCCATGGAAATATAGTTATACGTTTACAGTGTTAAATTTGTGTGTACAGGGATCCTTTTGTTTGAGAGTTTATAAGTAATTTATTTCTATGAGTGGAGAAAATGTATGTTACTTTTACTGTTGTGCCTGATGTAATGAGTGGGCAAAATGCTGATACTGTCCCAACTTCGAACTATTTCTTTGGACCAAGCATTCCTATGAATCTCACCTGTATGAGGGCTTTACTATTGTCTTTTGGCTTAACAGCAAAGTTTGATTTACTGGCCCCTTTTCCAAGTGAAAATTGTGGCCCCTAAAACATAAACAAGTTTCCTCTAACTTCTTAACATTTTCCAGTTATATCTTTTCGAAGCTCAATGTAAATGGAGAAACATtgctttattttctatatttcttAACTTTTTGCGTGCATGTCTGCGTAGGTTATTGCTGGTATTTGTGTATTGGTGTGGATTGTAAACATTGGTCACTTTCGTGACCCTTCTCATGGTGGGTTCTTGCTTGGTGCAATTCATTATTTTAAGGTAAGGTCTTCATCAATAAATCTGTACATTCATCTTTTTATAAACTGATTTCTCTTTACACTTTAAGTTACTTTCTGGTAGATTACTGGCATCATAAAAGAAGCTTCTACTTTAGGAAATGCACACATGCAAATGGttcagtgatttttttttttttttttttttggggcaaatgCATCTTAGTCAGGCAACATTGTGTAATTTTCTTTAGTCTTGTGTAGGGATTCTCATGTTTTCTTCATTCTGACTCCTAGACTGTTGATGATATTGTGGTATCATAGAGGCAGAAAAATTGTCTGTTTGTTTAAAACATATAATGATTTTGGTTGTCTCTGcttcttgtttgtttttgtgttgcAATATTGTTACTTGCTTGGAATTATGCTGCATTTATGTGTCAATGGCCCATTTACTATCATCCTTTCCACTTATATCCTTCTTCTTTTGCCAACCAGATTGCTGTTGCACTTGCAGTTGCAGCTATCCCTGAGGGACTTCCTGCTGTCGTTACCACGTGAGTGACTTAACCGATCTTTGGTGAAGCAAACAAGTGACCATGTGTTACATACTAAATGGATACTAGtttatttagatttgatttacTGTGGCAAACCCTCAAGATGGGGTTAAGTGTTGATATGGATTGGTTGCCGATGCTTTTCCTTAATCGtgatttttccaatttaatgaAGGTGTTTGGCTCTTGGGACAAAACGGATGGCTCGGTTGAATGCTATTGTACGGTCTTTACCTTCGGTTGAGACCTTAGGTTGCACTACAGTAATTTGCAGTGACAAAACTGGAACCCTGACAACCAATATGATGTCTGTCTCAAAGGTGATCATTTCATTCAGCCATTCAGGACATTGTCATATTGAATCATTGTTTTTGAAGATACCCTCCAAAATTTTGAAGATTTATCATCTTTCAATGTCAAAACAGCTTCTTTACTGCTTCATGCCTTCTCATATGATTCTTTAGtgcaattaaacttttttttagtcGATTTCAATCTAGTACTATCATCTACCCAGGTTTGCGTGGTCCAGTCTGTACAGCATGGTTCTGTGATTGCTGAATACAATGTCAGTGGAACAACATATGCACCGGAAGGCATTATCTTTGACAGTTCTGGAATGCAGGTAGTATCCTTAGGAAATTTTCTAATGGGTACAATTCATTGTAGTTTAGATGTAGTTTTATTGCCATATGATATTTGTTTCTTTACACTGTTCTGTCTGTGAAGTTGTTAACAAGGTGGATTTGTGCCTTCAAATTCTTACTTTCATATTCCAGATTCCATTGATGGCATATGCTATTATTCTTAATAATCATGTGCTGTTGCATATGTTCTTGTTCTCATTTTTTCATTCTAGTTTATAGATGGTACCGATgatggccaaaaaaatatatatacatagcagTGATGAGATAGTGCATTTGCTTTGCATATGAAACAATCTTTAACCTATTACTGGTGATAATTAGTAAATGTTTATCCGTAGTGGTGATCCAGGGTGGAATAGAAGATGTCTTCTATGATGCATAAAGGCATTCGATACATACCTTGTGTGGGGTTTTTCTTATATTCTAGTGTACTTGATTAacttgaaggggaaaaaaattgttgtttatCAGTCTCATGTCAGCCACACTCCATCTTCGTCTAATTTGAAAGTATCATACTTTTTATAGAAAAGTTCATTTTGCTATATTGGTGTTGTCTGTAGTTTCTGGTCTTATTATCAGTTATCAGCTAACTTGACATTGTAATTGAAACTGCCAGAGTGTGGgcatattatttcaaaatacttGCAAACGGTACAAGGTCTTAATTTGTAGTAGCTTTTGACGTGGAAGATGTACCGCcttaaaacaaatcaaaatataaatgtgCCTTATTATTGTAAGAATGCTTGGTAATTCGTgttatttcattaaaaatatatgtatttaatatgtttgtttatacaAACTATTTAGGTGACTCTAGGTATAGACTCTTTTATTGCTTCATGATGCATGACACTGATATGCTGTTTGATTTCTTTTGTAGCTTGAATTCCCAGCTCAGTTGCCTTGTCTTCTTCACATAGCTATGTGTTCAGCTCTTTGCAATGAGTCTGTACTACAGTATAATCCAGACAAGGGGAATTATGAAAAGATTGGCGAGTCAACCGAAGTGGCTCTTCGAGTCTTGGCGGAAAAGGTTTATTTCTATACTTTACCCAAGTTGTGATGTCTCTAAATCAGCTGATTGCTACAAGAGGGGTTCAGTCTTGTTCTTGCTTTCTCCCctttctctttattattattgtgatcaGATGTTCAAGGTATAACTCTGTTTTAACCTTTTCCAGGTTGGTCTTCCGGGCTTTGATTCTATGCCTTCTTCTCTTAATATGCTGAGCAATCATGAGCGAGCCTCTTACTGTAATCACTATTGGGCAGACCAATTCAAAAAGGTATGCATTTTGTAATTTGTTAAAGAAGTTTATTTTTCACATCGATGTACATATGTTGATATTTAAGCAATTTAAACTTACCTATCTACAATAAATTTGAGAATGTGGACATAATGGGTCAATGGTTTAAGTTTAAATTGTCATTTTCAATATTCTTGTTTTGGAAAACAGCTAATTCTTCAAAACCAAAAGAAGTGGTGGTACCCACCATCTTTTCCCTATCTcatttatttgttcaataactaatcctcctcctttcttcttcatttttctgtttctttttgcAATTCTATTTCATGTTTAGGTTCCTTTGTTTTACTTCTTCCATGGAAACATTGAAAATTGAACAGCACTATACTTATACATgcttttattgataatatgCTAGTAAAAAGAACTAACGTGGTTGGTATCAGTAAAAAGAACTAATGTGGTTGGTatcaataactttttattttcattttctctcATTTAAAACAGATCTGGAGGAATAGTTTTATGCCTGACAAATAATCATGTAAATTTTGGATGTAATAAATGGaactttttagaaaatcaaatcTGATAAAGAAATATCCGTTCCTAGAACTTTTGGTATTGTCATTTTGCTTCAAACTTGATATTATGATTTCAGATATCTGTGGTGGACTTCACTCGTGATCGGAAAATGATGAGTGTCCTTTGTAGCCGAAATCAGATGCAGATGATGTTTTCAAAAGGTGCTCCTGAGAGTATCATCTCTAGATGCACAAATATTCTATGCAATGACAGTGGTTCCACTGTTCCATTGACAGATAGTATCCGTGCGGAACTGGAATTAAGGTTCCAAAGGTTAGACATTGATTCTTGGGAATCGAGGAGacaaataattttgattttttataaagTAGGGAATTAATCAAtggaattatttatatttgctCATTTGACATTGAGTTTGGTGCCCCTTAAGAAAATTTAATTCTCTCAATGGTCATTTTTCAATTGGATTTAGgttatattattactattattactattttaaatTGCCTATTGTGTTACGCATGTCCAAGAAATGTTCTTGAAGCTCTGATTCCCTCTGGTTTGTGCTTTGAATGTATAATTCTCAATTTATTTGCTCATATTTATTCAGTCAACTACCTattcctccaaaaaaaaaaaaaaaacaaaggactGTTTGAgcggtttttgtttttaagttagAGTCAATTCCTCAAAGTATATGCATCCaacttgttttttcaaaaatagattATCTATATAAATCTACATACTGAGAGGCCTGTGTTGGATCATTCTCTCATTTCTTGTACTTTATCCATATAAATCTACATACTGAGAGGCCTGTGTTGGATCTTTCTCTCATTTCTTGTACTTTCTGGTCAGTTATGCAGGAAAAGAAACATTGAGATGCTTGGCTCTGGCCATGAAACGGATACCTTTGGGTCAACAGATTCTCTCATGTGATGATGAGAAGGACCTTACTTTCATTGGGTTGGTATGCTTTCTtttcacaaatataaatttgactTGCATTTGGTTTCTATATCAATTACCAGGCATCTTGCTTGATGCAGTAAATCTCTTATTTTGGAAAGCATCCAGTGTCCTTTATTATATCCCTTGTGAAGTAAACCTTTTATTTTCTCACACAGagacttatatataatatgaagtACTGTTGTTATCTAGTGAGTAGTGAACACTGTTTTCACGATTGTAACTATAGTCCTGTCCCGATGACATTTCTTTGTAGTTTTCATCCCTTTAGAACTTTTTTGTGGTAGTGCTTTTCCTCCATGGTACTTCAGTTCAATAGCATTACATAATAGTTAGGTGTctgattaaaaattataaaaaagcaCGTTTGAAACTAAATTAGGAATATGTGTTTGGGATTGATTCCTATAGCATATAAGTACTGCATAGATGATAAAATCACTTCCTATAGtgttttccccaaaaaaaaaaaaaaaaaaaaaaaaaaaaactattagtaATTTTTAgggattttgtttttgaatcacCAATAGGTGATTCTTCAATGATCATTTCTTAGAGGGGAAGTGATTCCATTGAGAAGCGTTCCCAAATGTGCATCAAGTGCTTTCTGTTTTGAAGAAGCACTTCAAgtgcatttttattattaaaaaagcaCTTCGATTTTTCTCCTAAAAACACCCTATAATGTACTTTTTGTCTACTAGAAATGCTTTTAGCCTTACGGAAAGCACTATGAAAGTTTGTGGATATCCTTAGTTAAGCTCATATCTCAAAGAAGTTTGTCCAAAATTTGTTTATATGGTGCCTTGTTTGCCACTTAGCTTTATATAGTTtcgttgtataaattatttttctgtCTCCCTCTTGAAGGTTGGAATGCTTGATCCACCAAGAGATGAAGTCAGAAATGCAATGCTTTCATGTATGACTGCTGGTATACGTGTTATCGTCGTCACTGGAGATAACAAGGTGACTCAAAGTTTGTtgacttataaatataaatatgcattttcatatataatacatctaTACATTACAACTTCCTTACTAAtttatgaaattcatatataaatactGTATACATTACAACTTCCTTACTAATTTAGACAAAATTTCAGTCTACAGCTGAATCACTTTGCCAAAAGATAGGTGCTTTTGATCACATGGTAGATCTTACTGGTCGCTCTTACACTGCTTCTGAGTTTGAAGAATTACCTCCATTGCAGCAAACGCTGGCATTGCAACGTATGGCACTCTTCACCAGGTATATTGAGCACATGTGGGATGTATTGGGCAGTTTTTATAGAGGATCTGATATTATAACATGTGTAACTCTTTTTTCacccaaatttttaaatgattttttcactcaaattttctcttatttagGGTTGAACCTTCTCATAAAAGAATGCTGGTTGAGGCATTACAGCACCAGAATGAAGTGGTATGCTTGTTACCTTATATTCAGAAAGATATGAATGAACTCCATTAATTTCTAGTTTTGAAAAACTAAACTTTGTTCTTTCTTATTTGAAATTTACTTTTTTGATTCCTTatgcaaattaatttattcatttgaGGAGGGTATAGTGGAAATGGTAGAAGTGGTTGAGGAATTATTCTTTTTGGCGGGTAATGGTGTCTGAGGTCAATTCCTCCACcccccaaaataaaaataaaattgaaacataaaGTTAGTTATTTGTTATAACTTCCTTAgtaaagcaaaaaaaagaaaaagaaaaataaaataaaattatgcaaCTTGTTCATTTATCACTATTTGTGCTGTGTAGGTACTTTCTTTATGGTCATTATTGAAATGAATTGTAAGAGAGGTTTCATAAGGTGATACTAGGTGGTGGGTCAAGAGTTGCAGAATTGTTGAGAATAATTCGAAGAATCTCTTTGTAGATACTAGTATTTTGTAATTCAAAGAATCTCTTTGTAGCTACTAGTATTTTGGAATGATGTTAAGTGTATCTGAAAGTGTATGCTTTTATAGCTGATTTATATTTGAATGAAGTTTTCTAGAGTTGAGATGATACTTTGTTTCCTGTTAAATCTGCACTTCCcaaattttcgttttttttgtttgatggtacTTTCGTAACACTTTTGAATGC includes the following:
- the LOC107420432 gene encoding calcium-transporting ATPase 3, endoplasmic reticulum-type isoform X4; translated protein: MKQQNFLSTSSFSILPATELVPGDIIEVAVGCKIPADMRMIEMLSSQLRVDQAILTGESCSVEKELESTTAMNAVYQDKTNILFSGTVVVAGRARAVVVGVGTNTAMGSIRDSMMQTEDEVTPLKKKLDEFGTFLAKVIAGICVLVWIVNIGHFRDPSHGGFLLGAIHYFKIAVALAVAAIPEGLPAVVTTCLALGTKRMARLNAIVRSLPSVETLGCTTVICSDKTGTLTTNMMSVSKVCVVQSVQHGSVIAEYNVSGTTYAPEGIIFDSSGMQLEFPAQLPCLLHIAMCSALCNESVLQYNPDKGNYEKIGESTEVALRVLAEKVGLPGFDSMPSSLNMLSNHERASYCNHYWADQFKKISVVDFTRDRKMMSVLCSRNQMQMMFSKGAPESIISRCTNILCNDSGSTVPLTDSIRAELELRFQSYAGKETLRCLALAMKRIPLGQQILSCDDEKDLTFIGLVGMLDPPRDEVRNAMLSCMTAGIRVIVVTGDNKSTAESLCQKIGAFDHMVDLTGRSYTASEFEELPPLQQTLALQRMALFTRVEPSHKRMLVEALQHQNEVVAMTGDGVNDAPALKKADIGIAMGSGTAVAKSASDMVLADDNFATIVAAVAEGRAIYNNTKQFIRYMISSNIGEVVCIFVAAVLGIPDTLAPVQLLWVNLVTDGLPATAIGFNKQDSDVMKAKPRKMHEAVVTGWLFFRYLVIGAYVGLATIAGFIWWFVYSNEGPKLPYHELMNFDSCSTRETTYPCSIFDDRHPSTVSMTVLVVVEMFNALNNLSENQSLIVIPPWSNMWLVASIILTMLLHILILYVHPLSVLFSVVPLSWAEWTVVLYLSFPVIIIDEVLKYFSRNSSGLRFNFRFRRPDLLPKRELRDK